From Lacerta agilis isolate rLacAgi1 chromosome Z, rLacAgi1.pri, whole genome shotgun sequence, the proteins below share one genomic window:
- the NAIF1 gene encoding nuclear apoptosis-inducing factor 1: MAMASPPAPPAKKRKMNFSEREVEIIVEELERSKHLLINHFNAGVPLAAKAAAWHNILRRVNAVATCRRELTEVKKKWSDLKTEVRRKVAQVRAAMEGGGDGQDGGVEGQDAEDPVGVTAAPVILTPMQQRICNLLGEATIISLPAGDITSDGSEIPITAAATTVTLTQIPAETTYHSLEDGVVEYCTTEAPTTVTAEAPLEMMAQPAEVSVKPQELKSRIALNSAKLLQEQRVTNLHMKEMAQNIEQQNDLLQMIRRSQEVQACAQERQAQAMEGMQAALNALVQILRPMIKDFRRFLQSNAPAP; the protein is encoded by the exons ATGGCAATGGCATCCCCCCCGGCGCCGCCGGCTAAAAAGCGGAAAATGAACTTCTCAGAGCGAGAAGTGGAGATAATTGTGGAGGAGCTTGAGCGGAGCAAGCACCTGCTGATAAACCACTTCAATGCTGGCGTACCACTGGCTGCTAAGGCTGCTGCTTGGCACAACATCTTACGGCGTGTTAATGCTGTTGCCACCTGCCGCCGGGAGCTGACCGAAGTCAAGAAAAAATGGTCTGATCTCAAGACGGAGGTGCGACGCAAGGTGGCACAGGTCCGGGCTGCAATGGAAGGAGGTGGCGATGGCCAGGATGGAGGTGTTGAGGGCCAAGACGCTGAAGATCCAGTAGGAGTCACAGCTGCTCCAGTTATTCTAACTCCCATGCAGCAGCGCATCTGTAACTTGCTGGGAGAAGCCACCATTATTAGCCTGCCTGCTGGAGACATCACTTCAGATGGATCAGAGATACCTATTACTGCTGCAGCCACAACAGTCACCCTTACTCAGA TTCCAGCTGAGACAACATACCATAGTTTGGAGGATGGTGTTGTGGAGTACTGCACAACAGAAGCTCCAACCACAGTCACTGCCGAGGCCCCCTTAGAGATGATGGCTCAACCAGCAGAAGTCTCTGTGAAGCCTCAGGAACTGAAGAGCCGCATTGCCCTGAACTCAGCCAAGCTCCTGCAGGAGCAGCGAGTGACCAATCTCCACATGAAAGAGATGGCCCAGAACATCGAGCAGCAAAATGACCTGCTGCAGATGATCCGCCGCTCTCAGGAAGTACAGGCATGTGCACAAGAGCGCCAAGCCCAGGCCATGGAAGGGATGCAGGCTGCTCTGAATGCTCTTGTGCAGATCCTTCGCCCCATGATTAAGGACTTCCGTCGGTTTCTACAGAGCAATGCTCCTGCTCCTTAA